Proteins encoded by one window of Vibrio algicola:
- the zapD gene encoding cell division protein ZapD: protein MLKFEHPLNEKVRIYLRIDTLIKQLHSSASFETPQAYQLFFRSLFDLMDLFEQIQIKSEIGKDLEKQKLACKHWMGVAGVDQAILTTILNEIDTSFKQVMAAERFGGSLKEDRFLSSIRQRFNLPGGTCCFDLPALHYWLHLPLEQRLADAKVWTDTLAPLKQALALMLRLTRETSQLKPQIARNGFFQSEAEDAHVLRLQLPVELGVYPMISGHKNRFAIKFMYFDTGNACSQDIEFDLAIC, encoded by the coding sequence ATGTTAAAATTCGAACATCCATTAAATGAAAAAGTACGAATTTATCTGCGAATAGACACTCTAATTAAGCAGCTGCATAGTTCTGCCTCTTTTGAGACCCCGCAAGCCTATCAGCTTTTTTTCCGTTCTTTATTTGATTTAATGGATCTGTTTGAACAAATTCAAATTAAATCTGAAATTGGCAAAGATCTCGAAAAACAAAAACTTGCTTGCAAACATTGGATGGGGGTTGCAGGGGTAGATCAAGCGATCCTCACCACTATTTTAAATGAAATTGATACTAGCTTTAAACAAGTAATGGCAGCGGAACGTTTTGGGGGCAGCTTAAAAGAAGACCGTTTTTTAAGTTCGATCCGTCAACGTTTTAACCTCCCTGGCGGCACTTGCTGCTTTGATTTACCCGCGCTACATTACTGGCTGCATTTACCATTAGAACAGCGACTCGCGGATGCCAAAGTTTGGACTGATACCCTGGCACCTTTAAAACAAGCGTTAGCATTAATGTTGCGCCTAACGCGTGAAACCTCACAACTCAAGCCTCAAATCGCTCGTAATGGCTTCTTCCAAAGTGAAGCCGAAGATGCCCACGTTCTACGTTTGCAATTACCGGTTGAGCTCGGCGTTTACCCTATGATTTCTGGGCATAAAAACCGCTTTGCAATTAAGTTTATGTATTTTGATACCGGTAATGCTTGCAGCCAAGATATCGAGTTTGATCTCGCGATTTGTTAA
- the acuI gene encoding acrylyl-CoA reductase (NADPH), with protein MFKALVLNQEEKRTISSIEMLDEATLPQGEVMVAVDYSSLNYKDGLAITGKGKIIRNFPMVPGIDFAGTVLESKDARYNAGDKVVLTGWGVGENHWGGMAQKASLKADWLVPLPQGFDSKQAMMIGTAGFTAMLCVQAILDGGVKPEDGEILVTGASGGVGSVAVTLLSQLGYTVAAVTGRVETNGPLLEKLGATRIIDRSEFEEPARPLEKQIWAGAVDTTGSKVLAKVLAQMDYNSVVAACGLAAGFDLPTTVMPFILRNVRLQGVDSVNCPSEKRIAAWNKLVEILPASYFEQACTEVSLDEVPKYADDITNGQVTGRVVIKL; from the coding sequence ATGTTTAAAGCATTAGTTCTAAATCAAGAAGAAAAACGCACTATTTCTAGTATTGAAATGTTAGATGAAGCCACTTTGCCACAAGGTGAAGTGATGGTAGCGGTTGATTATTCTTCTTTAAACTACAAGGACGGTTTGGCCATCACAGGGAAAGGAAAAATTATCCGCAACTTCCCAATGGTTCCTGGCATTGATTTCGCCGGTACCGTTCTTGAGTCAAAAGATGCACGCTACAATGCAGGTGATAAAGTGGTATTAACCGGTTGGGGCGTAGGTGAAAACCATTGGGGCGGCATGGCACAAAAAGCCAGCTTGAAAGCCGATTGGTTAGTGCCTTTGCCACAAGGATTTGATAGCAAGCAAGCGATGATGATTGGTACCGCAGGCTTTACCGCGATGTTATGTGTTCAAGCTATCCTTGATGGTGGCGTAAAACCTGAAGATGGTGAAATCTTAGTGACGGGTGCCAGCGGTGGTGTTGGCTCTGTTGCGGTGACTTTACTTAGCCAGCTCGGTTACACAGTGGCAGCCGTGACGGGGCGTGTTGAAACAAACGGTCCGCTACTCGAAAAACTTGGCGCAACACGCATTATTGATCGCAGTGAGTTTGAAGAGCCTGCTCGTCCATTAGAGAAACAAATTTGGGCTGGCGCAGTTGATACTACAGGCAGCAAAGTATTAGCTAAAGTCTTAGCACAAATGGATTACAACTCAGTGGTTGCAGCTTGTGGTCTGGCGGCAGGGTTTGATTTACCGACCACGGTAATGCCATTTATTTTGCGTAACGTGCGTTTGCAAGGTGTGGATTCAGTGAACTGCCCAAGCGAGAAACGTATTGCGGCGTGGAATAAGTTAGTTGAAATTCTTCCTGCCAGTTACTTTGAGCAAGCGTGTACCGAAGTGAGTTTAGATGAAGTGCCTAAGTACGCCGATGATATTACTAATGGCCAAGTGACGGGTCGTGTGGTTATTAAACTGTAA
- the yacG gene encoding DNA gyrase inhibitor YacG, which translates to MNSPTPKKTTVVKCPTCQTDVVWGEISPYRPFCSKQCQMIDFGEWADEEKSIPGAPDMSDSDGWSEG; encoded by the coding sequence ATGAACAGCCCTACGCCAAAGAAAACCACCGTTGTTAAATGCCCTACTTGCCAAACAGATGTCGTTTGGGGAGAAATCAGCCCTTACCGCCCTTTTTGCAGCAAGCAATGCCAAATGATTGATTTTGGTGAATGGGCCGATGAAGAAAAATCGATTCCCGGCGCGCCAGATATGTCGGATTCAGATGGTTGGTCGGAAGGTTAA
- a CDS encoding prepilin peptidase, protein MIIFDYYPFLFPILAGVFGLLIGSFLNVVIYRLPVIMEREWKQECFDYLSELKIGKKFKNDPEITAHLDELAQPFNLSIPRSRCPKCGTQIRAVDNIPVISWLFLRGKCRQCANPISPRYPAIELLTALLAVVVTCYFPADWYGLALLFFTFTLIAATFIDLDTMLLPDQLTLPLLWAGLALSAFGISPISLQDAVIGAMAGYLCLWSVFWAFKLLTGKEGMGYGDFKLLAALGAWLGWQQLPLLILLSSVVGLIFGIIQLRQQKKGIDMTFPFGPYLAIAGWFCLIWGHDIAHWYFTYMLGA, encoded by the coding sequence ATGATAATTTTTGACTATTACCCTTTTCTATTCCCTATTTTAGCAGGTGTGTTTGGCTTGCTGATTGGCAGTTTTTTAAATGTGGTGATCTATCGCCTACCCGTAATCATGGAACGCGAATGGAAACAAGAGTGCTTCGACTACCTTAGTGAACTCAAGATTGGTAAAAAGTTTAAAAATGATCCCGAAATAACCGCGCATTTAGATGAGTTAGCACAACCGTTTAATTTAAGCATTCCACGTTCACGCTGCCCTAAGTGTGGGACTCAAATTCGCGCAGTCGATAATATTCCCGTGATCAGCTGGTTATTTTTACGTGGTAAATGCCGTCAATGTGCCAACCCAATTAGCCCTCGCTACCCTGCTATCGAATTATTAACTGCTCTGCTTGCGGTAGTGGTTACCTGTTATTTCCCTGCCGATTGGTATGGCTTAGCGTTATTGTTTTTCACCTTTACCTTAATAGCGGCCACCTTTATCGATCTCGATACCATGTTGTTGCCTGACCAATTAACCCTGCCGTTATTATGGGCGGGATTGGCATTATCGGCGTTTGGTATTAGCCCGATTTCATTACAAGATGCGGTGATTGGCGCAATGGCGGGTTACTTATGCTTATGGTCGGTATTTTGGGCATTCAAATTACTCACTGGTAAAGAAGGCATGGGGTATGGCGATTTTAAATTGCTGGCCGCTCTTGGTGCATGGCTTGGATGGCAACAATTACCGTTATTAATATTACTCTCTTCGGTGGTGGGACTCATCTTTGGCATTATTCAATTACGCCAGCAGAAAAAAGGCATCGATATGACCTTTCCATTTGGCCCCTACCTTGCCATCGCCGGGTGGTTTTGTTTGATTTGGGGGCACGATATCGCCCATTGGTACTTCACTTATATGCTAGGTGCGTAA
- a CDS encoding co-chaperone GroES, whose amino-acid sequence MNIRPLHDRVIVERQEVESKSAGGIVLTGSAAEKSTRGIVLAVGKGRILENGTVLPLDVKVGDSVIFAEGYSTKSEKIDGKEVLVMSENDIMAVID is encoded by the coding sequence ATGAACATTCGTCCTTTACACGACCGAGTTATTGTTGAACGCCAAGAAGTTGAATCTAAATCGGCTGGTGGCATCGTACTAACCGGTTCTGCTGCGGAAAAATCAACTCGCGGTATCGTTCTAGCTGTAGGCAAAGGTCGTATCTTAGAAAATGGCACAGTATTGCCGCTAGACGTTAAAGTCGGTGACTCGGTAATTTTTGCTGAAGGTTATAGCACCAAGTCTGAAAAAATCGATGGTAAAGAAGTATTAGTCATGTCAGAGAATGACATCATGGCTGTTATTGATTAA
- a CDS encoding ATP-binding cassette domain-containing protein, producing MTICLRDLKLSLATEQIEVPCWTIEPEQHWVIFSTYSHCGSTLGRVLAGDLDLKANPKPVAGDHSANIGLNLQGLPDSIGWVSLHLQQALLEKEIANDDTDFMDKIDIGSTVEALVLECCDSAEQRDELLALTDIAHLRLRGFRQLSTGETRRVMLARALAIRPRLLILDEPYAGLDLAHQQQLSSLINQLSQTIQIIVMTSRQDEVPECITHVAMFNHSQNKQGVTVNTLGEGMSIEQWHAHPVMAQLNQLSQQRSDEVMGLIKRQRYQAQYPDPLVELKNGKVEYTDGLIFKDVNWRINNGQHWQVRGPNGCGKSTLLGLILGDHPQCYSNDITLFGKPRGSGETIWQVKQQIGIVSSALHLQYRVNCSALEVLLSGFFDSIGLYQKPSKKQIDLAKDWLAILHMSHCEKISFKQLDYGQQRLLLIGRALIKQPVLLILDEPYQGLDFINRKLVMNTLNMLAQENLSQLLYVSHHVDDALPAIKNYLDFVGNTEQGYEVEIVKFPTIC from the coding sequence ATGACTATTTGTTTACGCGATCTCAAACTATCTCTTGCCACCGAGCAAATCGAAGTGCCTTGCTGGACCATTGAGCCCGAGCAGCATTGGGTGATCTTTTCGACTTACAGTCATTGTGGTTCAACGTTAGGTCGAGTGCTGGCCGGTGACTTAGATTTAAAAGCCAATCCTAAACCAGTGGCAGGCGATCATTCAGCGAATATTGGGCTGAATTTACAAGGTTTGCCTGATTCGATTGGTTGGGTGTCTTTGCATTTGCAACAGGCATTGCTCGAAAAAGAAATTGCCAATGATGATACTGATTTTATGGATAAAATTGATATCGGTTCCACGGTCGAAGCATTAGTTTTAGAGTGTTGTGACTCTGCCGAGCAACGGGATGAATTATTAGCATTAACCGATATTGCTCATTTGCGTTTGCGAGGTTTTCGTCAATTATCGACCGGAGAAACTCGCCGTGTGATGTTGGCGCGAGCGTTAGCTATTCGTCCTCGCTTGCTTATTTTAGATGAGCCTTACGCCGGATTAGATCTTGCCCATCAACAACAATTATCCAGCCTGATTAATCAACTCTCCCAGACCATACAAATTATCGTGATGACTTCCCGTCAAGATGAGGTGCCGGAGTGCATTACTCACGTGGCGATGTTTAATCATAGCCAAAATAAGCAAGGTGTGACGGTCAATACCTTAGGGGAGGGAATGTCGATCGAGCAGTGGCACGCACACCCAGTGATGGCGCAGCTTAATCAGTTATCGCAACAGCGCAGTGATGAGGTAATGGGGTTAATTAAACGTCAGCGTTATCAAGCGCAATACCCCGATCCACTGGTGGAGTTAAAAAACGGCAAAGTGGAATACACCGATGGGCTGATTTTTAAGGATGTGAATTGGCGTATTAATAATGGCCAGCATTGGCAAGTTCGCGGCCCGAATGGCTGCGGAAAAAGTACCTTATTAGGGCTGATTTTAGGCGACCATCCTCAGTGTTATAGCAACGATATTACTTTATTTGGCAAACCGCGCGGCAGTGGCGAAACCATTTGGCAAGTGAAGCAACAAATTGGCATTGTATCCTCGGCGTTGCATCTACAATATCGAGTCAATTGCAGTGCGCTTGAGGTGTTGTTATCCGGCTTTTTTGATTCGATTGGTTTGTATCAAAAGCCGAGTAAAAAGCAGATCGATCTCGCGAAAGATTGGTTGGCTATTTTGCACATGAGTCATTGTGAGAAAATTAGTTTTAAGCAGTTGGATTATGGTCAGCAGCGGTTATTACTTATTGGTCGGGCGCTAATTAAACAACCGGTGTTATTGATTTTAGATGAGCCGTATCAAGGCTTGGATTTTATCAACCGTAAGCTGGTGATGAATACCTTAAATATGCTCGCACAAGAAAATTTAAGCCAATTGCTGTACGTTTCCCACCATGTGGATGATGCGTTGCCCGCAATTAAAAACTACCTCGATTTTGTTGGAAACACAGAGCAAGGGTATGAAGTGGAGATTGTAAAATTTCCAACCATTTGTTAG
- the groL gene encoding chaperonin GroEL (60 kDa chaperone family; promotes refolding of misfolded polypeptides especially under stressful conditions; forms two stacked rings of heptamers to form a barrel-shaped 14mer; ends can be capped by GroES; misfolded proteins enter the barrel where they are refolded when GroES binds), with product MATKDVKFGNDARIKMLEGVNVLADAVKVTLGPKGRNVVLDKSFGAPTITKDGVSVAREIELEDKFQNMGAQMVKQVASQANDVAGDGTTTATVLAQSIITEGLKAVAAGMNPMDLKRGIDKAVAAAVEELKNLSKPCATSIEIEQVGAISANADSTIGKIIAEAMDKVGRDGVITVEEGQALQDELDVVEGMQFDRGYLSPYFINNPEAGSVDLESPFILLVDKKVSNIRELLPTLEAVAKASRPLLIIAEDVEGEALATLVVNNMRGIVKVAAVKAPGFGDRRKAMLQDIAALTAGTVISEEIGLELEKATLEDLGQAKRVTITKENTTIIDGAGEESIIQGRVTQIRQQIEDATSDYDKEKLQERVAKLAGGVAVIKVGAATEVEMKEKKDRVEDALHATRAAVEEGIVAGGGVALIRAAATVSANGLAGDNEEQNVGIRVALRAMESPIRQITKNAGDEESVVANNVRAGEGNYGYNAATGEYGDMIAMGILDPTKVTRSALQFAASVAGLMITTEAMVTDKPQDSGSAMPDMGSMGGMGGMGGMM from the coding sequence ATGGCTACAAAAGACGTAAAATTTGGTAACGACGCACGAATCAAAATGCTAGAAGGTGTCAACGTTCTGGCTGACGCGGTAAAAGTGACTTTAGGGCCTAAAGGTCGTAACGTGGTGCTAGATAAATCATTTGGCGCACCAACTATCACTAAAGATGGCGTATCTGTTGCACGTGAAATCGAGCTAGAAGACAAATTCCAAAACATGGGCGCACAAATGGTGAAGCAAGTTGCTTCTCAAGCGAACGATGTTGCTGGTGATGGAACAACAACGGCGACAGTATTGGCGCAATCTATCATCACTGAAGGTCTTAAAGCGGTTGCTGCGGGTATGAACCCAATGGATCTGAAACGTGGTATCGATAAAGCGGTTGCTGCTGCCGTCGAAGAGCTTAAAAACTTATCTAAGCCTTGTGCGACTAGCATTGAAATCGAACAAGTTGGCGCGATCTCTGCAAACGCAGATAGCACCATTGGTAAAATCATTGCAGAAGCGATGGATAAAGTTGGTCGTGATGGCGTGATCACGGTTGAAGAAGGTCAAGCACTGCAAGACGAGCTAGACGTGGTTGAAGGTATGCAATTCGACCGTGGTTACTTATCGCCATACTTCATCAACAACCCAGAAGCGGGCAGCGTTGATCTAGAAAGCCCATTCATCCTATTGGTTGATAAGAAAGTATCAAACATCCGTGAATTACTGCCAACACTAGAAGCTGTCGCTAAAGCCTCTCGTCCACTGCTTATCATTGCAGAAGACGTAGAAGGTGAAGCACTCGCAACATTGGTAGTAAACAACATGCGTGGCATCGTGAAAGTCGCGGCAGTTAAAGCGCCTGGTTTCGGTGACCGTCGTAAAGCGATGCTACAAGATATCGCGGCATTAACGGCGGGTACGGTTATTTCTGAAGAGATCGGTCTTGAGCTTGAAAAAGCAACGCTAGAAGATCTTGGTCAAGCGAAACGTGTCACCATCACTAAAGAAAACACCACGATCATTGATGGCGCAGGTGAAGAGTCAATCATTCAAGGTCGCGTAACCCAAATTCGTCAACAAATCGAAGATGCAACCTCTGACTACGACAAAGAAAAACTGCAAGAGCGTGTAGCTAAATTAGCTGGCGGCGTAGCAGTCATCAAAGTTGGCGCAGCAACCGAAGTTGAAATGAAAGAGAAAAAAGACCGCGTTGAAGATGCACTGCACGCAACTCGCGCTGCGGTTGAAGAAGGTATTGTTGCCGGTGGTGGTGTGGCACTTATCCGCGCTGCAGCAACCGTTTCTGCAAATGGTTTAGCTGGCGATAACGAAGAGCAAAACGTCGGTATTCGCGTAGCACTTCGCGCAATGGAATCCCCAATTCGTCAAATCACGAAAAACGCAGGTGATGAAGAATCTGTGGTTGCTAACAATGTTCGTGCAGGCGAAGGTAACTACGGTTACAACGCTGCAACCGGCGAATATGGCGATATGATCGCAATGGGTATTTTAGATCCAACGAAAGTCACTCGTAGCGCACTTCAGTTCGCCGCATCGGTTGCCGGTCTTATGATCACGACCGAAGCGATGGTAACTGATAAGCCACAAGATTCTGGTTCTGCAATGCCTGATATGGGTAGCATGGGCGGAATGGGTGGTATGGGCGGCATGATGTAA
- a CDS encoding murein hydrolase activator EnvC family protein codes for MNLCKKRLSSYLVGLSLSILLLPLSVNAASKEDLKGVSAQISRQNSSISSQQKKLNKLQSELKDHEVAISKLGQEIRHTERELSKVHVNLNQLQTQKQQLEQTKAEQKATLEKLIKAYYITSRNNDVSQILQGGDPAEKDRISQYFQHLATARTEAIQALEVTQSQLDEKQQQLSVEENKQSMLLARQKDKRRDLQKAQGQRKNTVSGIRTNIKSNQSSLAELRRNETRLKAEIAKAAKRNISPMDGLAKYRGRLPWPLKGSIAHSYGTRQSGQVTWKGIVINAKQGQAVKAVHSGKVVFAEWLRGYGLVVLLDHGKGDMTLYGYNSTLLKKDGDVVAAGETIALAGNTGGQDRPSLYFEVRRNSQPQNPKSWLQR; via the coding sequence ATGAATTTATGCAAAAAAAGGCTTTCTAGTTACCTCGTCGGCCTATCACTTTCTATTTTATTACTTCCACTTAGCGTAAACGCTGCCTCAAAAGAGGATCTAAAAGGCGTATCGGCGCAGATATCTCGTCAAAATTCCTCCATCAGTTCGCAGCAGAAAAAACTCAATAAATTACAAAGCGAATTAAAAGATCACGAAGTGGCGATTTCAAAATTAGGTCAAGAGATCCGTCATACTGAGCGAGAGCTGAGTAAGGTTCACGTTAATTTAAATCAGCTTCAAACTCAAAAACAACAATTAGAGCAAACCAAAGCCGAGCAAAAAGCCACGCTTGAAAAATTAATCAAAGCCTATTACATCACTAGCCGCAATAATGATGTCTCCCAAATTTTACAAGGCGGCGATCCAGCAGAAAAAGATCGCATTAGCCAATATTTCCAGCATCTTGCGACCGCTCGTACCGAAGCTATCCAAGCGTTAGAAGTAACCCAATCTCAATTGGACGAAAAACAACAACAACTTTCAGTCGAAGAAAATAAGCAATCTATGCTATTGGCGCGCCAAAAAGACAAGCGCCGCGATCTACAAAAAGCGCAAGGCCAACGTAAAAACACTGTCTCAGGCATTCGCACTAACATTAAGAGTAATCAAAGTAGCTTGGCTGAATTGCGTCGCAATGAAACACGCTTAAAAGCCGAGATAGCTAAAGCAGCAAAACGTAATATTTCGCCAATGGATGGGCTGGCGAAATACCGAGGTCGCTTGCCGTGGCCATTAAAAGGCAGTATTGCCCACAGTTATGGTACTCGCCAAAGCGGGCAAGTGACTTGGAAAGGTATTGTGATTAACGCCAAACAAGGTCAAGCGGTGAAAGCGGTGCATTCTGGTAAGGTGGTATTTGCCGAATGGCTACGCGGCTACGGTTTAGTGGTATTACTGGATCACGGTAAAGGTGATATGACCTTATATGGTTATAACTCAACCTTACTGAAAAAAGATGGTGATGTGGTCGCTGCTGGTGAAACCATTGCTCTGGCAGGTAATACCGGTGGACAAGATCGCCCATCACTGTACTTTGAAGTTAGACGTAACAGTCAGCCACAAAACCCAAAGAGTTGGTTGCAGAGATAA
- the coaE gene encoding dephospho-CoA kinase (Dephospho-CoA kinase (CoaE) performs the final step in coenzyme A biosynthesis.): MIIGLTGGIGSGKTSIANLFHQHFNIDLVDADIVARQVVQPNTLGLNAIVQHFGDSILTDTGELDRRQLRERIFSAPSEKQWINDLLHPLIRTEIKRQLQHVTSPYVILVVPLLVESEWKNFVDRILVVDASEQTQIERTCSRDSTSQTQVRAILASQASRQERLSFADDVINNDADLNPQTQQALLLQVTALHQKYLDISPS; this comes from the coding sequence ATGATCATTGGACTGACGGGCGGGATCGGCAGCGGTAAAACCAGTATTGCTAATTTATTCCACCAGCATTTTAATATTGATTTGGTGGATGCCGATATTGTGGCGCGTCAAGTGGTGCAGCCGAACACGCTTGGCCTCAATGCGATAGTGCAACACTTTGGCGACTCGATATTAACCGACACTGGTGAGCTTGATCGTCGCCAGTTACGTGAACGTATTTTTTCTGCTCCAAGTGAAAAACAATGGATCAATGATTTACTTCATCCGTTAATTCGCACTGAAATCAAACGTCAACTTCAACACGTTACCTCACCTTATGTGATTTTAGTGGTACCACTATTGGTTGAAAGCGAGTGGAAGAATTTTGTCGATCGTATTTTAGTGGTCGATGCGAGTGAGCAAACTCAAATTGAGCGAACTTGCTCACGCGATAGCACCTCGCAAACTCAAGTCCGCGCTATTCTCGCCTCACAAGCCTCAAGGCAAGAACGCTTATCTTTTGCTGATGATGTGATTAACAATGACGCCGATCTCAATCCACAAACTCAACAAGCGTTACTATTACAAGTGACGGCGTTGCATCAAAAATATTTAGATATTAGCCCATCGTAG
- a CDS encoding MATE family efflux transporter, giving the protein MHDKHGLLTGHIQTVLKKMTVPMMFGLFAILTFNLIDTFFISLLGTQALAAISFTFPVTFGVSCITLGIGMGLSANVGRLLGQKDDSKAASFSTHGLLLAILLVSIASTIGFLTIKPLFSALGATPPLLPLIEQYMSIWYLTIPLLVVPMAGNSVIRATGDTKTPAKIMMMSGLINGILDPLLIFGYGPFPELGIQGAAIASAISWLGGLILILHVLILREKMVARPKFANILSDWKQILKIGTPAAFSSAMNPLSGAILMWMLAGFGTEAVAAYGAAQRVESIMILVLMSLGSVLTPFIAQNMGAKNPQRSFEALFVSMRFSLIFQFGLFVLMVPLSWPIASLFSQEESVHRTLWHFLLIVPFSYGFQGLVMMLVSCLNAMHLPLKAFFWNFARLFIFTLPFAWFGSHHYGVQGLFVGIAVGNIVGGICAYGYAVYFRKQLLQQLQE; this is encoded by the coding sequence ATGCATGATAAACACGGCCTACTCACTGGCCACATTCAAACCGTCTTAAAAAAAATGACCGTACCAATGATGTTTGGCTTATTTGCGATCCTGACATTTAATCTTATCGATACCTTTTTTATCTCGTTATTAGGCACTCAAGCCTTAGCGGCGATCAGTTTCACCTTTCCAGTCACCTTTGGCGTGAGCTGCATTACGCTTGGCATCGGCATGGGGTTATCGGCCAATGTTGGTCGTTTACTTGGGCAAAAAGATGACAGCAAAGCGGCGAGTTTTTCGACTCATGGTTTATTGCTGGCAATACTCTTGGTCAGCATTGCTTCAACCATTGGCTTTCTCACAATTAAGCCGCTATTTAGTGCATTAGGAGCGACTCCGCCGCTGCTCCCGTTGATTGAGCAATACATGTCGATTTGGTATCTCACCATTCCATTATTAGTCGTACCTATGGCCGGCAATAGTGTGATCCGCGCCACCGGTGATACCAAAACGCCCGCTAAGATCATGATGATGTCGGGGTTAATTAACGGCATACTCGATCCGCTACTTATTTTTGGCTACGGCCCTTTTCCTGAACTTGGCATTCAAGGCGCGGCGATTGCCAGTGCGATCAGTTGGTTAGGCGGGTTAATCCTTATTTTACATGTGTTGATCTTGCGCGAAAAAATGGTGGCTCGACCAAAGTTTGCAAACATCTTGAGTGATTGGAAACAAATCTTAAAAATTGGCACTCCAGCGGCATTCTCCAGTGCGATGAATCCGCTATCGGGCGCAATTTTAATGTGGATGCTGGCAGGATTTGGAACAGAAGCGGTGGCGGCTTATGGCGCTGCACAACGAGTCGAATCGATTATGATCTTAGTTTTAATGTCGCTTGGCTCAGTACTCACCCCGTTTATCGCGCAAAATATGGGGGCAAAGAATCCACAACGTAGCTTTGAGGCTTTGTTTGTGTCGATGCGTTTTTCGCTGATCTTTCAATTTGGTTTATTTGTATTGATGGTGCCGCTAAGTTGGCCTATTGCTTCCTTATTTAGCCAAGAAGAAAGTGTCCACCGAACCTTGTGGCACTTTTTGTTAATTGTGCCTTTTAGCTATGGTTTCCAAGGGCTTGTCATGATGTTGGTCAGTTGCTTAAATGCAATGCACTTGCCACTTAAAGCCTTCTTCTGGAACTTTGCCCGCCTATTTATTTTCACCTTACCTTTTGCTTGGTTTGGTAGTCATCATTACGGCGTGCAAGGCCTATTTGTTGGCATCGCGGTTGGTAATATAGTCGGTGGGATCTGCGCTTATGGTTATGCGGTGTATTTTAGAAAGCAATTATTGCAACAGCTTCAAGAGTGA